A genomic segment from Actinoplanes sichuanensis encodes:
- a CDS encoding acyl-CoA-like ligand-binding transcription factor, whose translation MSAPSDSLRARKKAKTRATIREQAMRLIEEQGYAATTVEQIAEASEISPSTFFRYFPTKEAAILVDDVDAVLVHAIRAQPAEFQAVEAILRAVHEVFSNMSPETWEFERRRQALALGVPELRARIMHQMTDAIDLVAEAIAERAGLPADDFSARVTAGAAVGAMLAVLPSNRVLTDGMTLHDYHRLEKALTLLQDGLPLG comes from the coding sequence ATGAGCGCCCCCTCGGACAGCCTGCGCGCCCGTAAGAAGGCGAAGACCCGCGCCACCATTCGCGAGCAGGCGATGCGGCTGATCGAGGAGCAGGGCTACGCCGCGACGACGGTGGAGCAGATCGCGGAGGCGTCGGAGATCTCGCCGAGCACGTTCTTCCGCTACTTCCCGACGAAGGAGGCCGCGATCCTGGTCGACGACGTCGACGCGGTGCTGGTCCACGCGATCCGCGCCCAGCCGGCCGAGTTCCAGGCGGTCGAGGCCATCCTGCGGGCGGTGCACGAGGTCTTTTCGAACATGAGCCCGGAGACGTGGGAGTTCGAGCGCCGGCGCCAGGCTCTAGCGCTCGGAGTCCCTGAGTTGAGAGCGCGCATCATGCACCAGATGACCGACGCGATCGACCTGGTCGCCGAGGCGATCGCCGAGCGGGCGGGCCTACCCGCCGACGACTTCTCGGCCCGGGTCACGGCGGGCGCCGCGGTCGGCGCCATGCTGGCGGTCCTCCCATCGAACCGCGTCTTGACCGACGGCATGACCCTTCACGACTACCACCGCTTGGAGAAGGCGCTGACCCTGCTCCAGGACGGCCTACCCCTCGGCTGA